One stretch of Desulfovibrio sp. JC022 DNA includes these proteins:
- a CDS encoding ABC transporter ATP-binding protein encodes MLKLKNVNTFYGNIQALRNINIEVGQGEIITLIGANGAGKTTTLMTISGVVPPRTGEVLYNGEPIHKAKPDKIVKMGISQVPEGRLIFPDLTITENLDMGAFLRDDKDGVKADMDHVFELFPILWERRKQLGGNLSGGEQQMLAISRALMARPKLLLLDEPSLGLAPLIIRQIFEIVKKINEESGTTVFLVEQNANLALKTAHRGYVMENGEIILSDTSDKLLENDDIKKAYLGL; translated from the coding sequence ATGCTTAAACTTAAAAACGTAAATACCTTTTATGGAAATATTCAGGCTCTGCGCAATATTAATATTGAAGTAGGGCAGGGTGAAATTATCACCCTTATCGGTGCTAACGGTGCCGGTAAAACCACTACGCTGATGACCATCAGCGGTGTGGTGCCTCCCCGTACAGGTGAAGTGCTCTATAATGGCGAGCCGATTCATAAAGCCAAGCCTGATAAGATCGTAAAGATGGGAATTTCGCAGGTTCCGGAAGGGCGTCTCATTTTCCCGGACCTGACCATTACTGAGAATCTCGACATGGGAGCGTTTCTGCGTGATGACAAGGACGGAGTAAAGGCTGACATGGATCATGTCTTTGAGCTTTTTCCCATCCTCTGGGAGCGTCGCAAGCAGCTTGGCGGTAACCTTTCCGGTGGTGAGCAGCAGATGCTGGCTATTTCAAGGGCACTTATGGCCCGGCCCAAACTTTTGCTTCTTGATGAGCCTTCTCTTGGTCTCGCGCCATTGATCATTCGCCAGATCTTCGAGATCGTGAAAAAGATTAATGAGGAAAGCGGCACCACGGTTTTTCTGGTGGAGCAGAATGCAAACCTCGCCCTAAAGACTGCCCACCGCGGTTACGTCATGGAAAACGGAGAGATTATACTTTCCGACACCAGTGATAAGCTTCTTGAGAACGATGATATTAAGAAGGCTTACTTAGGGCTTTAA
- a CDS encoding ABC transporter ATP-binding protein: protein MSNERRTVLQVKGVSKDFGGLRALDDVDLDVKEGEIVALIGPNGAGKTTFFNCITGIYNPTEGDVNVDPYGEGFKRINGMKPNKVTELGMARTFQNIRLFPSMSVIENVMIGCHCRTKATFLGAVFRDPRTRREEQETILKSYELLQELGLDQFADELARNLPYGAQRRLEIARALATDPFILLLDEPAAGMNPQETTELEELIVSIKDKHKISVLLIEHDMKMVMSLSDRLFVLEYGREIAHGTPQEVSENPAVIKAYLGEELVDA, encoded by the coding sequence ATGAGTAATGAAAGAAGAACTGTTCTCCAGGTTAAGGGCGTCAGCAAAGATTTCGGCGGTCTGCGTGCCCTCGATGATGTTGATCTTGATGTGAAGGAAGGGGAAATTGTCGCCCTTATCGGCCCTAACGGGGCGGGTAAGACAACTTTCTTCAACTGCATCACCGGAATATACAATCCCACCGAGGGTGATGTTAATGTTGATCCTTATGGCGAAGGATTTAAACGCATTAACGGCATGAAACCTAATAAGGTTACCGAACTGGGAATGGCCCGTACCTTCCAGAATATCAGGCTTTTTCCTTCTATGTCAGTAATTGAAAATGTCATGATCGGCTGTCATTGCCGGACCAAGGCAACCTTTCTTGGCGCGGTTTTCCGTGATCCTCGCACCCGCAGGGAAGAACAGGAGACCATCCTTAAAAGTTATGAACTTTTGCAGGAACTCGGCCTTGATCAGTTTGCTGATGAATTGGCCCGTAACCTTCCTTATGGCGCACAGCGCAGGCTGGAAATAGCCCGTGCTCTGGCGACAGATCCATTTATTCTGCTTTTGGATGAACCCGCAGCAGGCATGAACCCGCAGGAAACAACAGAGCTTGAAGAGCTTATCGTTTCCATCAAGGATAAACATAAAATCTCGGTACTGCTTATTGAGCATGATATGAAAATGGTAATGTCTTTGTCAGACCGTTTGTTTGTGCTTGAATACGGGCGTGAAATTGCCCATGGCACACCGCAGGAAGTCAGCGAGAACCCCGCTGTAATCAAGGCTTATCTCGGGGAGGAACTCGTCGATGCTTAA
- a CDS encoding branched-chain amino acid ABC transporter permease gives MEGLKKSILASLWFMFLTLPIMGVFVNTIDKSVTWHLDRVLYVGVAAFILSYLWRFMLERKEKGQKAEEQASVEKVTLFSKLMVNPKIYWPALIAVAGFAVAFPKLFSMYQVNVMTSALIYVVLGLGLNIVVGLAGLLDLGFVAFYAVGAYSYALMNMYWGISFWVALPLGALLGAFCGILLGFPVLRLRGDYLAIVTLGFGEIIRLVLENWGTFTHGPSGISNIARPEFFGFAKGFMAQINFMYYLMLVLVIFTIFVVNRLKNSRIGRAWQALREDEIACQAMGIDKMKTKLMAFSLGATWAGMVGVVFAAKTTFINPASFTFLESAIILSIVVLGGMGSILGVILGALVLILLPEYMREFSEYRMLIFGATMVLVMVFRPQGLVRDVRKKIDISAVKKALGGAHE, from the coding sequence ATGGAAGGCTTGAAAAAATCTATACTGGCTTCATTGTGGTTCATGTTTTTGACCCTGCCCATTATGGGGGTCTTCGTGAACACCATTGATAAGTCTGTCACCTGGCATTTGGACCGGGTTCTGTATGTAGGGGTGGCTGCTTTTATCTTATCTTACCTCTGGCGTTTCATGCTTGAACGTAAGGAAAAGGGGCAGAAGGCGGAAGAACAGGCCAGCGTTGAAAAGGTTACTCTTTTCAGCAAACTGATGGTCAATCCTAAAATATACTGGCCCGCGCTTATCGCTGTGGCCGGTTTTGCCGTTGCATTTCCCAAACTGTTTTCAATGTATCAAGTCAACGTCATGACTTCGGCACTCATTTATGTGGTGCTGGGGCTGGGGTTGAATATTGTTGTCGGTCTGGCCGGGTTGCTCGACCTTGGTTTCGTGGCCTTTTACGCAGTGGGGGCATATTCCTACGCGCTTATGAATATGTATTGGGGAATAAGTTTCTGGGTGGCTTTGCCGCTCGGTGCTTTGCTTGGTGCGTTTTGTGGTATCCTGCTCGGTTTTCCGGTCCTGCGTTTGCGCGGTGATTATCTTGCCATCGTAACTCTTGGTTTTGGTGAGATTATTCGTCTTGTGCTGGAAAACTGGGGTACATTTACCCATGGTCCTTCCGGTATTTCTAATATTGCCCGCCCTGAGTTTTTCGGCTTTGCCAAAGGGTTTATGGCCCAGATCAACTTTATGTATTACCTGATGCTGGTGCTGGTGATTTTCACCATCTTTGTGGTCAACAGGCTCAAGAATTCCCGTATCGGACGTGCTTGGCAGGCCCTGCGTGAGGATGAAATCGCCTGTCAGGCTATGGGTATCGACAAGATGAAGACCAAGCTGATGGCTTTTTCGCTGGGTGCCACATGGGCGGGTATGGTCGGGGTTGTTTTCGCCGCCAAGACCACCTTCATCAACCCTGCGTCATTTACCTTCCTCGAATCGGCAATTATTCTTTCCATTGTTGTTCTCGGCGGCATGGGCTCCATCCTCGGGGTTATCCTCGGTGCGCTGGTGTTGATTCTGCTGCCGGAATATATGAGGGAATTTTCCGAATACCGTATGCTGATCTTCGGTGCGACCATGGTTCTGGTTATGGTCTTCAGGCCGCAGGGGCTGGTTCGGGATGTTCGCAAGAAAATTGATATCAGCGCAGTGAAAAAGGCTTTAGGTGGCGCCCATGAGTAA
- the tatB gene encoding Sec-independent protein translocase protein TatB has product MFGIGSTELIVILVVALILIGPQKLPELIKNLGKGLSEVKKMSNDVKSTLDAEISAADEERMQKEDADREAARKKAEADAMEKARQAEAEKQDSDTDEKTAEAPKTESEKA; this is encoded by the coding sequence ATGTTCGGTATCGGTTCAACAGAGCTTATAGTTATTTTGGTTGTAGCCCTTATTCTCATCGGACCCCAGAAGCTCCCGGAACTTATCAAAAATCTTGGTAAGGGACTTTCCGAAGTAAAGAAGATGTCCAATGATGTGAAATCCACTCTGGATGCTGAAATTTCCGCTGCTGACGAAGAAAGGATGCAGAAGGAAGATGCTGATCGCGAAGCTGCTCGTAAGAAGGCTGAAGCGGACGCCATGGAAAAAGCACGTCAGGCCGAGGCTGAAAAACAGGATTCTGATACTGACGAAAAAACTGCTGAAGCACCCAAGACCGAGAGCGAGAAAGCATGA
- the guaB gene encoding IMP dehydrogenase, with product MEKVVGQALTFDDVLLLPAYSEVLPDSVDVSAKLTEEITLGIPLISAAMDTVTESKMAIQMARHGGAGVVHKNMSVRDQVREVERVKKSESGMVTDPIVVHPDDTVGKALDLMAEFKISGFPVVKGEHLVGIITNRDVRFITDRNVPVSEVMTSRNLVTVLKGTSSEEAKRHLHTNRIEKLLVVDDENKLTGLITIKDIDKVKKYPNAAKDSAGRLRVGAAVGVGRDLMERSSALITAGVDFLTLDSAHGHSKGILDAIKELRSCYPDVQIIGGNIATYDGANALIDAGVNAVKVGIGPGSICTTRVVAGVGVPQITAIMEAARACKERGIGVIGDGGIKFSGDVVKALVAGANTVMMGSMFAGTDESPGEKVLYQGRSYKLYRGMGSIDAMKKGSSDRYFQKDTNKLVPEGIVGRVPYKGPVSDSVYQIIGGLRSGMGYVGCANIDEMAEKAQFTRMSPAGFKESHVHDVIITKEAPNYRVDSY from the coding sequence ATGGAAAAGGTAGTAGGTCAGGCTCTGACTTTTGACGATGTTCTGCTTTTGCCCGCCTATTCGGAAGTTCTTCCCGATAGTGTGGACGTATCCGCCAAGCTCACCGAAGAGATTACTCTCGGTATCCCCCTTATCAGTGCAGCCATGGACACAGTTACTGAGTCCAAAATGGCTATTCAGATGGCACGCCACGGCGGTGCCGGAGTTGTTCATAAAAATATGAGCGTCCGGGATCAGGTCCGTGAAGTGGAAAGAGTAAAAAAATCTGAGTCCGGAATGGTTACCGATCCCATCGTGGTTCATCCTGATGATACCGTGGGTAAGGCTCTCGACCTTATGGCCGAATTTAAAATTTCCGGTTTCCCGGTTGTAAAAGGTGAGCACCTCGTAGGTATTATCACCAACCGCGACGTCCGTTTCATCACCGACCGTAATGTCCCTGTTTCCGAAGTGATGACCAGCCGCAATCTTGTGACTGTTTTGAAGGGTACCTCTTCAGAAGAAGCAAAGCGTCATCTTCATACCAACCGCATTGAAAAGCTGCTGGTTGTTGATGATGAAAACAAGCTTACCGGGCTGATCACCATCAAGGATATCGACAAGGTCAAGAAATATCCCAATGCTGCCAAAGATTCAGCTGGCCGCCTCCGTGTAGGAGCTGCCGTCGGTGTTGGCCGTGACCTCATGGAACGCAGCTCTGCGCTGATCACAGCCGGAGTTGACTTCCTGACTCTTGATTCTGCTCACGGACATTCCAAGGGTATTCTGGACGCTATTAAGGAACTTCGTTCCTGCTACCCCGATGTTCAGATCATCGGCGGTAACATTGCTACTTATGATGGCGCGAATGCTCTCATTGATGCAGGTGTAAATGCGGTTAAAGTAGGTATCGGCCCCGGCTCTATCTGCACCACTCGTGTTGTCGCAGGTGTTGGTGTACCTCAGATCACAGCCATTATGGAAGCTGCCAGAGCATGTAAAGAGCGCGGTATCGGCGTTATCGGCGACGGCGGAATTAAATTTTCCGGCGACGTTGTTAAGGCTCTGGTTGCGGGTGCAAATACCGTAATGATGGGCTCCATGTTCGCAGGAACCGATGAAAGCCCCGGCGAGAAAGTTCTTTATCAGGGTCGCAGTTACAAACTTTATCGCGGAATGGGTTCCATTGACGCAATGAAAAAGGGTAGCTCTGACCGTTATTTCCAGAAGGATACCAACAAGTTGGTCCCTGAAGGAATTGTCGGACGCGTTCCTTACAAAGGACCCGTTTCTGACAGTGTCTACCAGATCATCGGTGGACTCCGTTCCGGTATGGGTTATGTGGGTTGTGCTAATATTGATGAAATGGCTGAGAAAGCACAGTTCACCCGCATGTCTCCCGCCGGTTTCAAAGAAAGCCATGTACATGATGTAATCATCACAAAAGAAGCACCCAACTACCGGGTCGATTCTTATTAA
- a CDS encoding branched-chain amino acid ABC transporter substrate-binding protein — translation MKRSLLVLMVAAMMTIGSFGSASAGKIVLGVPGAHSGDLASYGLPTVEAAKLVVKSINESGGVNGEQVVLSLQDDQCKPEFATNAAMKLLSDQVNVVLGHICSGPTKAALPIYKESNLVCMSPSATSPSLTLSGDYPNFFRTIASDDAQGALAAMFAIEKLGLKKPAIIHDKGDYGKGFAEYTMKYIKEKGVEPVLFEGVTPGAVDYSAVVQKIKASGADGVIFGGYHPEASKVVSQMRKKKMTIPFLSDDGVKAQTFIDIAGDAAEGVYATGPQDITGNPMYKVSLKQYKDSHYGAEPGAFYFEAYSAALALLKAIEYAKSTDYDKIVEALRTNEVETPVGKIKFDAKGDAIGVGFSVYQVKNGEYVEVK, via the coding sequence ATGAAACGTTCATTGCTGGTACTGATGGTCGCAGCTATGATGACCATCGGTAGTTTCGGTTCTGCTTCAGCAGGCAAAATTGTTCTTGGTGTTCCCGGTGCTCATAGTGGAGACCTCGCTTCCTACGGTCTTCCCACTGTTGAAGCTGCAAAGCTCGTAGTTAAGTCTATTAACGAGTCTGGCGGCGTGAACGGTGAGCAGGTTGTTCTTTCTCTTCAGGATGATCAGTGCAAGCCTGAATTCGCCACCAACGCAGCCATGAAGCTTCTCTCCGATCAGGTAAACGTTGTTCTCGGCCATATTTGTTCCGGCCCGACCAAAGCAGCACTTCCTATCTATAAAGAGTCCAATCTGGTTTGTATGTCTCCCTCCGCAACCAGTCCCTCGCTGACCTTAAGCGGCGACTATCCCAACTTTTTCAGAACTATCGCTTCTGATGACGCTCAGGGTGCATTGGCAGCTATGTTTGCTATTGAAAAACTCGGCCTCAAAAAGCCCGCTATCATCCATGATAAAGGTGATTACGGTAAAGGTTTCGCTGAGTACACTATGAAGTACATCAAAGAAAAAGGTGTTGAGCCTGTTCTGTTCGAAGGTGTAACTCCCGGTGCAGTTGATTATTCCGCAGTTGTGCAGAAAATTAAAGCTTCCGGTGCTGACGGCGTTATCTTCGGTGGTTACCACCCCGAAGCTTCTAAAGTCGTTTCCCAGATGCGCAAGAAAAAAATGACTATCCCCTTTCTCTCCGACGACGGTGTTAAGGCTCAGACCTTTATCGACATCGCCGGCGACGCAGCTGAAGGCGTTTACGCTACCGGTCCTCAGGACATTACCGGTAACCCCATGTATAAGGTTTCCCTCAAGCAGTACAAAGATTCTCATTACGGCGCTGAGCCCGGTGCTTTCTACTTTGAAGCATACTCCGCCGCTCTGGCACTGCTCAAGGCTATTGAATACGCCAAGTCTACTGATTACGACAAAATTGTTGAAGCTCTGCGCACCAACGAAGTTGAAACTCCCGTTGGTAAGATTAAGTTCGATGCCAAGGGTGACGCAATCGGTGTAGGTTTCTCTGTTTATCAGGTGAAAAACGGCGAGTACGTGGAAGTTAAATAA
- a CDS encoding branched-chain amino acid ABC transporter permease: MEYFLELFFSGLTRGSIYALIALGYTMVYGIIELINFAHGEIYMIGAFVGLVVAGILTSFGFPAASIIVLASIAAIIYAAAYGYTIEKIAYRPLRGAPRLSPLISAIGMSIFLQNYVMLSQTSDFLSFPNLIPEFNFLGKYESMVGSSDFVIIVVAAVVMVALNLFIKFTRMGKAMRATAQNRKMAMLVGINVDQVISATFVIGSALAAVGGVLIASHIGQINFFIGFIAGIKAFTAAVLGGIGSVPGAMLGGLILGWTESFCTGYVSSDYEDVFAFALLVLILIFRPSGLLGKAPIQKV; this comes from the coding sequence ATGGAATATTTTCTGGAATTATTTTTCAGTGGTCTGACCAGGGGAAGCATCTATGCTCTTATCGCCCTCGGTTACACCATGGTTTACGGTATTATCGAACTGATTAACTTTGCCCACGGTGAAATTTATATGATCGGGGCATTTGTGGGACTTGTTGTCGCAGGGATTTTGACTAGTTTCGGATTCCCGGCGGCTTCTATTATTGTTCTGGCTTCCATTGCTGCGATAATCTATGCCGCAGCATATGGTTATACCATTGAAAAAATTGCTTACCGTCCTTTGCGTGGTGCGCCGAGGCTTTCTCCGCTCATTTCCGCCATCGGTATGTCCATTTTTCTTCAGAACTACGTGATGCTGTCCCAGACTTCAGACTTTCTCTCCTTCCCCAACCTGATTCCTGAGTTTAATTTCCTCGGGAAGTATGAATCCATGGTCGGCTCATCTGACTTTGTTATCATTGTCGTAGCCGCTGTGGTTATGGTTGCTCTCAATCTTTTTATCAAATTTACCAGAATGGGTAAGGCCATGCGCGCCACGGCTCAGAACCGTAAAATGGCCATGCTCGTCGGCATCAATGTTGATCAGGTTATTTCTGCCACCTTTGTTATCGGTTCCGCACTTGCGGCTGTCGGTGGTGTGCTTATTGCCTCACACATTGGGCAGATAAACTTTTTTATTGGATTTATCGCAGGTATCAAGGCTTTCACAGCCGCTGTTCTCGGCGGAATCGGTTCCGTGCCCGGTGCTATGCTGGGCGGTCTTATTCTCGGCTGGACTGAGAGTTTCTGCACCGGATACGTTTCCAGTGACTATGAAGATGTTTTCGCCTTCGCATTGCTGGTCCTTATTCTCATATTCAGGCCTTCAGGACTGCTTGGAAAGGCTCCGATCCAGAAGGTGTAA
- the guaA gene encoding glutamine-hydrolyzing GMP synthase, whose translation MQHDNKVIILDFGSQFTQLIARRIREAGVYSEIHPCNVDPQKIKDLNPGALILSGGPSSVLEEESPQLDSSLLELGVPVLGICYGMQLMTNDLGGRVVSSEDREYGRAEFKGSADCVLFEGIEDVEKLTVWMSHGDRVEAIPEGFKVCGTTESIPFAAMANDEKKMYALQFHPEVAHTESGTTIINNFVFKVAGLKADWTMSSFVENCIKEMREQIGDNQVVLGLSGGIDSTVVAVLLHKAIGKRLHCIFVDNGLLRMHEREEVIGFLEEHFELNVKCVDSAKLFLDKLEGVDDPEQKRKLIGYTFIDVFNEEATALKDVKFLAQGTLYPDVIESESFKGPSAVIKSHHNVGGLPEDMDLDLVEPLRELFKDEVRKVAYELGLPEFIIWRQPFPGPGLAIRILGEITEERLEILRQADKIVQNEMHASGWYRKVWQGFAVLLPLKTVGVMGDDRTYEHVIALRMVDSIDAMTADWSRIPNDILARMSNRIINEVKGVNRVVLDISSKPPATIEWE comes from the coding sequence ATGCAGCACGATAATAAAGTAATTATTCTGGATTTCGGGTCTCAGTTTACTCAGCTGATCGCCCGTAGAATCCGTGAAGCGGGTGTATATTCCGAAATTCACCCCTGTAATGTTGATCCGCAGAAGATCAAAGATCTCAACCCCGGCGCGCTTATCCTCTCCGGCGGTCCTTCTTCTGTTTTGGAAGAAGAGTCCCCGCAGCTGGATTCTTCTCTGCTTGAGCTTGGTGTGCCTGTTCTGGGTATCTGCTACGGCATGCAGCTCATGACCAACGATCTTGGTGGTCGCGTTGTTTCTTCCGAAGATCGTGAATACGGCCGCGCTGAATTTAAAGGCTCTGCTGATTGCGTTCTCTTCGAAGGAATCGAAGACGTGGAAAAACTCACTGTATGGATGAGCCATGGTGACCGCGTTGAAGCTATCCCCGAGGGATTCAAGGTTTGCGGTACTACCGAATCCATTCCTTTCGCAGCTATGGCTAACGATGAAAAGAAAATGTACGCTCTCCAGTTCCACCCCGAAGTGGCACACACCGAAAGCGGCACCACCATCATCAACAACTTTGTTTTCAAAGTTGCCGGCCTTAAAGCTGACTGGACCATGTCCTCTTTTGTAGAGAACTGCATCAAGGAAATGCGCGAACAGATTGGTGACAATCAGGTTGTTCTCGGCCTTTCCGGCGGTATTGATTCTACTGTTGTTGCTGTTTTGCTGCACAAGGCCATCGGCAAGCGTCTGCACTGCATCTTTGTAGATAACGGTCTGCTGCGTATGCACGAGCGTGAAGAAGTTATCGGCTTTCTTGAAGAGCATTTTGAACTCAACGTCAAGTGCGTTGATTCCGCAAAGCTGTTCCTTGATAAGCTCGAAGGCGTTGATGATCCCGAGCAGAAGCGCAAGCTTATCGGTTACACCTTCATTGATGTCTTCAACGAAGAAGCAACCGCGCTTAAGGATGTTAAATTCCTTGCACAGGGAACATTGTACCCTGATGTAATCGAGTCCGAATCCTTCAAAGGCCCCTCCGCGGTAATCAAGTCTCACCACAATGTTGGCGGATTGCCCGAAGATATGGATCTCGATCTGGTTGAGCCTCTGCGTGAACTCTTCAAAGATGAAGTTCGCAAGGTTGCTTACGAACTGGGTCTGCCCGAGTTCATCATCTGGCGCCAGCCTTTCCCCGGTCCGGGTCTCGCTATCCGTATTCTGGGTGAAATCACTGAAGAGCGTCTTGAAATCCTGCGTCAGGCTGACAAGATCGTACAGAACGAAATGCATGCTTCCGGCTGGTACCGCAAGGTCTGGCAGGGCTTCGCTGTTCTGCTTCCGCTCAAGACTGTCGGAGTTATGGGCGATGATCGTACTTATGAGCACGTCATTGCACTTCGCATGGTAGACAGCATTGATGCCATGACCGCTGACTGGTCACGCATCCCCAACGATATCCTCGCTCGTATGTCCAACCGGATTATCAACGAGGTTAAAGGTGTTAACCGCGTGGTTCTGGATATTTCCTCCAAGCCGCCGGCAACCATCGAATGGGAATAA